The genomic DNA GCACTTCGGTTTCCCGTCGGGTGAGCCGGTCGAGGGTGGTCGACACCGCGACGGGGCCCTCGCGGATGTCCGGCAGCCGGGTGGCATGAATGTCGAGGAGCAGGCGCGTCACTCGCGGCGACAGGACGGCGTCGCCACTGGCCACCGAACGGATGGCGCGTGCCAGGTCGTCGGCGGGAATGTCCTTCAGCACGAATCCGCTGGCGCCGGCCCGCAGGGCAGAGAAGGCATACTCGTCGAGGTTGAAGGTGGTCAGGATGAGCACCCGTGCCGCGGCATCGCGGCCCACGATCCGCCCGGTGGCTTCGATGCCGTCGAGCCCGGGCATGCGGACATCCATCAGGGTGACGTCCGGGTCGAGTTCGGCGGCCAACCGGACTGCGTCGAACCCGTTCTCCGCCTCTCCGACGATGTCGATGTCGTCGCTTTCCTCGAGGATCATTCGGAATCCCGTCCGGATGAGCGCCTGGTCGTCGACCAACACAACCCGGATACTCATCGAGGGGAGGACTCCTTGGTGTCGGGCTTCTCGCCGCGAAGCGTCCGGTCGATCCATGCGATGACCTCGGCCAGGATGACCGGCCCCTCGGCTTCATCCTCCAACCCGTGGAAAACGCCCGGACAGATCCGCAGTGTCGCCGACGGCACGAGGTCGACCACCCGGCGGCTGGCGGAGACCGGATTGATCAGATCGGCGTCTCCGTGAACCACGAGCAGTGGTACGGCGACGCGGGTGGCAGCCGATGCCACGCGATCCATCTGCGCCAAGACGTCGATCGCGAAGCGTGCGGTCGCTCGCCCATGGACCAAGGGATCGGCGTAGCGTTCGGCGACGACGTCGGGGTCGCGATTGACACGCTCGAAGCGCAGCCCGTTCGGCAACGTCAGGGTGGGGAAGGTGCGGCCGAGGGTCCTGACCACGGCCATTGTGAGACGCTGGTTCCGCAGCTCGGAGTCGAAAGCGGGTCCGGTCACCACTACCGCGGCCACGTCCGCCCTCGGCCGGTCCGCTGCGTAGAGGAACGCGTAGAGCCCGCCCAGGCTGTGGCCGTACAGCACGACCGGTGCGCCGCCCGTTCGCGCACGCTCGTGTGCGATGAGATGGTCCACGGCCCGCGCCGTCGACTGGTATCGGACGTCACCGCGGCGTCCTTCGGATCGCCCGAATCCTTCGTAGTCCATGGCAAGCACGGAGAAACCAGCCGCGGTGAACAACCGAGCCGTGCTGTCGTAGCGGGCGGCGTGCTCGCCGAGA from Nocardia higoensis includes the following:
- a CDS encoding response regulator; its protein translation is MSIRVVLVDDQALIRTGFRMILEESDDIDIVGEAENGFDAVRLAAELDPDVTLMDVRMPGLDGIEATGRIVGRDAAARVLILTTFNLDEYAFSALRAGASGFVLKDIPADDLARAIRSVASGDAVLSPRVTRLLLDIHATRLPDIREGPVAVSTTLDRLTRRETEVLQEMAQGLSNTEIAEKLVVSEATVKTHVRSILAKLNLRNRVHAVIYAYEAGLVP
- a CDS encoding alpha/beta hydrolase, which gives rise to MTNSPIVNSFTLDSGGPRLTSLHWAPCGPARASVVIVHGLGEHAARYDSTARLFTAAGFSVLAMDYEGFGRSEGRRGDVRYQSTARAVDHLIAHERARTGGAPVVLYGHSLGGLYAFLYAADRPRADVAAVVVTGPAFDSELRNQRLTMAVVRTLGRTFPTLTLPNGLRFERVNRDPDVVAERYADPLVHGRATARFAIDVLAQMDRVASAATRVAVPLLVVHGDADLINPVSASRRVVDLVPSATLRICPGVFHGLEDEAEGPVILAEVIAWIDRTLRGEKPDTKESSPR